Proteins encoded in a region of the Erpetoichthys calabaricus unplaced genomic scaffold, fErpCal1.3, whole genome shotgun sequence genome:
- the LOC127526480 gene encoding tigger transposable element-derived protein 1-like, whose amino-acid sequence MAPRRAPSSKAGAEPKRQRRMMTIAEKVKLLDMLKEGRTYAAVARQYGVNESTVRYIKKEEANIRKTATITFQKSAKRVVTARNKTIVRMESALAVWIADCQKKNITLDSNIIQTKAKSLYETFAAKEPEDDSGDREEDEEEVEDPQPGTSSDSPREAASADTIAAETYVNETFKKITSEGGYRPEQVFNMDKTGLFWKRMPSRTFLFKEEAKASGFKAYNDRVTLVMCSNAAGFLLKPGFIYKSKNPSILKNKHKNLLPVHWMYNAKAWMTKMLTSDWFHQCFIPQVKAYLAEKCMPFKVLLIMANAGGHATDLLYSGVQIEFLPPNTTSLIQPMDQGVIRAFKTLYTRNALANLVSSVDAAQEDDDFNLKAYWRQYTIAMCLQNIQKALQEMKPVTVSASWKKLWPEVVYDDKGFTLAEIQHSAVQKAVQLAAIIRGEGFADMTADDVNELLDCYSQPLTEEDLEELMKSASEEEEEQQETRSCLPNWLHFGTTSPRSADWLRICKSGHRNGTTIWFDRSNFATRSTTS is encoded by the exons ATGGCTCCCAGACGTGCTCCTTCTTCCAAGGCTGGTGCTGAGCCTAAGCGACAACGAAGAATGATGACGATCGCTGAGAAGGTGAAACTTctagatatgttgaaggaagggagaaCGTATGCGGCTGTGGCCCGCCAATATGGCGTGAACGAATCCACCGTTCGCTACATCAAGAAGGAAGAGGCGAACATTAGGAAGACGGCTACCATCACCTTTCAAAAGTCGGCGAAGAGAGTGGTTACGGCTCGTAATAAAACGATCGTCCGTATGGAATCTGCTTTGGCCGTATGGATAGCCGACTGCCAAAAGAAGAACATAACACTGGATTCGAACATTATCCAAACAAAGGCTAAGAGCCTGTACGAGACCTTTGCCGCTAAGGAACCAGAAGACGACAGTGGCGACCgcgaagaagatgaagaagaggtaGAAGATCCGCAACCAGGGACCTCCAGTGATTCACCAC GCGAGGCTGCTTCGGCTGACACGATTGCTGCTGAAACTTACGTGAATGAAACGTTCAAGAAGATTACCTCCGAAGGTGGATATCGGCCCGAACAAGTTTTTAATATGGATAAGACGGGCTTGTTTTGGAAAAGAATGCCATCGCGAACTTTCCTGTTCAAAGAGGAAGCAAAAGCCTCTGGCTTTAAAGCATACAATGATCGTGTGACCCTCGTGATGTGTAGCAATGCTGCGGGATTTTTGTTAAAGCCAGGGTTTATTTACAAGTCGAAAAACccaagcattttaaaaaacaaacacaagaatcTGCTTCCCGTACATTGGATGTACAATGCAAAAGCCTGGATGACGAAGATGCTGACCTCCGACTGGTTCCACCAGTGTTTTATCCCGCAAGTGAAGGCGTATCTAGCAGAGAAGTGCATGCCATTCAAAGTCCTTCTCATTATGGCTAACGCTGGTGGTCACGCTACTGATCTGTTGTATTCGGGGGTACAGATTGAGTTCCTGCCGCCCAATACGACGTCACTAATTCAGCCTATGGATCAGGGGGTTATCAGGGCATTCAAGACCCTATACACGAGGAATGCCTTAGCGAACCTGGTTTCTTCCGTGGATGCCGCCCAAGAAGACGACGATTTCAACTTGAAGGCATACTGGCGGCAGTACACAATTGCTATGTGCCTCCAAAATATCCAGAAGGCATTACAAGAGATGAAGCCTGTCACCGTTAGTGCCAGCTGGAAGAAATTGTGGCCCGAGGTTGTTTACGACGACAAAGGATTTACACTTGCCGAAATCCAACACTCGGCAGTACAGAAAGCTGTGCAGTTGGCTGCGATCATTAGAGGTGAGGGCTTTGCAGACATGACTGCGGATGATGTCAACGAGCTACTAGACTGCTACTCCCAGCCGCTAACCGAAGAAGACCTCGAAGAGTTGATGAAGTCGgcgagtgaagaagaagaagagcagcaagaAACAAGAAGTTGTCTCCCCAACTGGCTTCACTTTGGAACGACCTCGCCGAGATCTGCAgactggctaaggatctgcaagaGCGGTCACAGGAATGGGACGACGATATGGTTCGATCGGTCCAATTTTGCAACAAGATCGACGACATCATGA